A genomic region of Sander vitreus isolate 19-12246 chromosome 11, sanVit1, whole genome shotgun sequence contains the following coding sequences:
- the LOC144525149 gene encoding neuroligin-4, X-linked-like isoform X2, which translates to MSEPRTRRTPSALSSLPSFFSPFLSLLLSLCLSISLDPASSSAQQTVPVISTAQGRIRGILTPLPSDLLGPVIQYLGVPYARPPTADRRFQPPEPPLPWPGIRNVTQFAPVCPQSLDERSMLGDMMPSWLTANLDIAATYLTHQSEDCLYLNIYVPTEEDIHEEGGQRPVMVYVHGGSYTEGTGNMMDGSVLASYGNVIVITLNYRLGVLGFLSTGDQAAKGNYGLLDQIQALRWVKENIAAFGGDPSRVTVFGSGAGASCVSLLTLSHYSEDLFHRAIIQSGSALASWAVNYQPSKYARQLGERVGCGIDDSTQLVACLQGRSYRELVEQSITPAKYHTAFAPVIDGDVIPDDPQILMEQGEFLNYDVMLGVNQGEGVKFVEGIVDSEDGVTAEDFDFAVSDFVDSLYGYPEGRDTLRESIRFMYTDWADRDNAETRRKTLVALFTDHQWVAPAIATADLHAQYGSPTYFYSFYHHCQSDATPPWADSAHGDEVPYVFGVPMVGPTDLFNCNFSKNDVMLSAVVMTYWTNFAKTGDPNQPVPQDTKFIHTKPNRFEEVAWSKYTPKEQLYLHIGLKPRVRDHYRATKISFWLQLVPHLHHVNELLQSVSSFTHSPSPQDDTPYSYTKRLAKGWPPSSTRHPGSQAGTPQPPESALGQGGGEDGVRVPNEDYSTELSVTIAVGASLLFLNILAFAALLYKKDKRRLEHRRPRPLPPPRRDITPADVAAHLQGEGLMSLQVTDERNNTHHHHTLDTLDALDGMDTQDIYSTLDTVRLTCPPDYTLTLRRSPDDVPLMTSLTPGSLPVTPGSHPVTPATPMTPMTPGSVVGMRMGHPHQGYTHHSPYSNTHLPHTHISTHTHSTTRV; encoded by the exons ATGTCCGAGCCGAGGACCAGGAGAACTCCCTCTGCCTTGTCTTCTCTCCCATCCTTCTTCTCCCCATTTctatccctcctcctctccctctgcctctccatTTCCCTCGATCCGGCCTCCTCATCGGCACAGCAGACAGTGCCTGTCATCTCCACGGCGCAAGGCCGCATCCGTGGCATCCTGACCCCACTGCCCTCCGACCTCCTGGGGCCAGTCATCCAGTACCTGGGAGTACCATATGCAAGGCCTCCAACAGCAGACCGGCGCTTCCAGCCGCCCGAGCCTCCTTTGCCCTGGCCAGGAATACGAAATGTGACGCAGTTTGCTCCCGTTTGCCCGCAGTCGCTAGATGAGAGGAGCATGCTGGGAGATATGATGCCTTCCTGGCTCACAGCTAACCTGGATATAGCGGCGACGTACCTCACTCACCAGAGTGAGGATTGTCTCTACCTCAATATCTACGTGCCCACTGAGGAAG ACATCCATGAGGAGGGGGGTCAGCGGCCGGTGATGGTCTACGTCCACGGGGGCTCATACACAGAAGGCACTGGCAACATGATGGATGGCAGCGTGCTGGCAAGCTACGGCAACGTCATTGTCATAACCCTCAACTATCGCCTAGGAGTACTGG GATTTCTCAGTACAGGTGACCAGGCAGCAAAAGGGAACTATGGCTTGCTGGATCAGATCCAGGCTCTGCGCTGGGTGAAGGAGAACATTGCAGCCTTCGGAGGAGACCCAAGCAGGGTCACTGTGTTTGGATCTGGGGCCGGGGCCTCGTGCGTCAGCCTGCTCACCTTGTCTCACTACTCCGAGG ACCTGTTCCACAGAGCTATCATCCAGAGCGGCAGTGCTTTAGCCAGTTGGGCTGTCAACTACCAGCCCAGCAAGTACGCCCGTCAGCTTGGTGAGAGGGTGGGCTGCGGCATCGACGACAGCACTCAACTGGTCGCCTGCCTTCAGGGCCGGAGTTACCGCGAACTTGTGGAGCAGAGCATAACGCCGGCCAAATATCACACAGCTTTTGCCCCGGTGATTGATGGTGATGTTATACCTGATGACCCCCAGATTCTGATGGAGCAGGGAGAGTTTCTGAACTACGACGTGATGCTGGGGGTTAATCAGGGCGAGGGCGTGAAGTTTGTAGAGGGCATTGTGGACTCAGAAGACGGTGTCACGGCTGAGGACTTTGACTTTGCAGTGTCAGACTTTGTGGATAGTTTGTATGGATACCCAGAAGGCCGAGATACATTGAGAGAGAGCATAAG GTTCATGTACACGGACTGGGCGGACCGGGACAATGCAGAAACTCGGCGGAAGACTCTGGTAGCGCTATTCACAGACCACCAATGGGTGGCGCCAGCAATCGCCACAGCTGACCTCCACGCTCAGTATGGATCCCCCACATACTTCTACTCCTTTTACCACCACTGCCAGAGTGACGCTACGCCACCCTGGGCTGACTCTGCCCATGGTGACGAG gtgcctTACGTGTTCGGTGTGCCCATGGTGGGACCCACTGATTTGTTCAACTGTAATTTCTCCAAGAACGACGTGATGCTGAGCGCTGTTGTAATGACTTACTGGACCAACTTTGCCAAGACTGG TGACCCAAACCAGCCAGTTCCTCAAGATACCAAGTTCATCCACACTAAACCTAACCGTTTTGAAGAAGTGGCCTGGTCTAAGTACACCCCTAAAGAGCAGCTGTACCTCCACATTGGCCTGAAGCCGCGTGTCAGAGACCACTACCGTGCCACCAAAATCTCCTTCTGGCTCCAGCTGGTCCCTCACTTGCATCATGTCAACGAGCTCCTCCAATCGGTGTCCTCCTTCACCCATAGTCCCTCTCCACAAGATGACACTCCTTATTCTTACACCAAGCGTCTAGCCAAAGGTTGGCCGCCTAGTAGTACACGTCACCCAGGTTCACAAGCAGGTACTCCACAGCCGCCAGAGTCTGCTTTAGGCCAAGGTGGAGGGGAAGACGGGGTCCGCGTCCCTAATGAAGACTACTCAACTGAACTCTCAGTGACGATTGCGGTGGGAGCGTCACTGTTATTTCTTAACATCCTTGCGTTCGCGGCCTTGCTGTACAAGAAAGACAAGAGGCGTCTGGAGCATCGTCGGCCACGTCCACTTCCTCCCCCGAGACGAGACATCACACCTGCAGATGTTGCGGCCCACCTGCAGGGGGAGGGACTGATGTCTTTACAGGTAA CAGACGAGAGGAACAACACTCACCACCATCACACTCTGGATACGCTGGACGCCCTGGACGGCATGGACACCCAGGACATCTACAGCACACTGGACACTGTGCGCCTCACCTGCCCGCCCGACTACACCCTCACCCTGCGCCGCTCGCCTGACGACGTCCCACTCATGACCTCTCTGACCCCAGGATCACTGCCTGTGACTCCTGGATCACACCCTGTTACCCCGGCAACTCCGATGACCCCCATGACGCCTGGATCAGTGGTGGGGATGAGGATGGGGCACCCGCACCAGGGATACACACACCATAGTCCATATAGTAATACACacttgccacacacacacatctccacgcacacacactccaccACTCGTGTATAA
- the LOC144525149 gene encoding neuroligin-4, X-linked-like isoform X1: MSEPRTRRTPSALSSLPSFFSPFLSLLLSLCLSISLDPASSSAQQTVPVISTAQGRIRGILTPLPSDLLGPVIQYLGVPYARPPTADRRFQPPEPPLPWPGIRNVTQFAPVCPQSLDERSMLGDMMPSWLTANLDIAATYLTHQSEDCLYLNIYVPTEEDIHEEGGQRPVMVYVHGGSYTEGTGNMMDGSVLASYGNVIVITLNYRLGVLGFLSTGDQAAKGNYGLLDQIQALRWVKENIAAFGGDPSRVTVFGSGAGASCVSLLTLSHYSEDLFHRAIIQSGSALASWAVNYQPSKYARQLGERVGCGIDDSTQLVACLQGRSYRELVEQSITPAKYHTAFAPVIDGDVIPDDPQILMEQGEFLNYDVMLGVNQGEGVKFVEGIVDSEDGVTAEDFDFAVSDFVDSLYGYPEGRDTLRESIRFMYTDWADRDNAETRRKTLVALFTDHQWVAPAIATADLHAQYGSPTYFYSFYHHCQSDATPPWADSAHGDEVPYVFGVPMVGPTDLFNCNFSKNDVMLSAVVMTYWTNFAKTGDPNQPVPQDTKFIHTKPNRFEEVAWSKYTPKEQLYLHIGLKPRVRDHYRATKISFWLQLVPHLHHVNELLQSVSSFTHSPSPQDDTPYSYTKRLAKGWPPSSTRHPGSQAGTPQPPESALGQGGGEDGVRVPNEDYSTELSVTIAVGASLLFLNILAFAALLYKKDKRRLEHRRPRPLPPPRRDITPADVAAHLQGEGLMSLQVKQLECDAASADERNNTHHHHTLDTLDALDGMDTQDIYSTLDTVRLTCPPDYTLTLRRSPDDVPLMTSLTPGSLPVTPGSHPVTPATPMTPMTPGSVVGMRMGHPHQGYTHHSPYSNTHLPHTHISTHTHSTTRV, translated from the exons ATGTCCGAGCCGAGGACCAGGAGAACTCCCTCTGCCTTGTCTTCTCTCCCATCCTTCTTCTCCCCATTTctatccctcctcctctccctctgcctctccatTTCCCTCGATCCGGCCTCCTCATCGGCACAGCAGACAGTGCCTGTCATCTCCACGGCGCAAGGCCGCATCCGTGGCATCCTGACCCCACTGCCCTCCGACCTCCTGGGGCCAGTCATCCAGTACCTGGGAGTACCATATGCAAGGCCTCCAACAGCAGACCGGCGCTTCCAGCCGCCCGAGCCTCCTTTGCCCTGGCCAGGAATACGAAATGTGACGCAGTTTGCTCCCGTTTGCCCGCAGTCGCTAGATGAGAGGAGCATGCTGGGAGATATGATGCCTTCCTGGCTCACAGCTAACCTGGATATAGCGGCGACGTACCTCACTCACCAGAGTGAGGATTGTCTCTACCTCAATATCTACGTGCCCACTGAGGAAG ACATCCATGAGGAGGGGGGTCAGCGGCCGGTGATGGTCTACGTCCACGGGGGCTCATACACAGAAGGCACTGGCAACATGATGGATGGCAGCGTGCTGGCAAGCTACGGCAACGTCATTGTCATAACCCTCAACTATCGCCTAGGAGTACTGG GATTTCTCAGTACAGGTGACCAGGCAGCAAAAGGGAACTATGGCTTGCTGGATCAGATCCAGGCTCTGCGCTGGGTGAAGGAGAACATTGCAGCCTTCGGAGGAGACCCAAGCAGGGTCACTGTGTTTGGATCTGGGGCCGGGGCCTCGTGCGTCAGCCTGCTCACCTTGTCTCACTACTCCGAGG ACCTGTTCCACAGAGCTATCATCCAGAGCGGCAGTGCTTTAGCCAGTTGGGCTGTCAACTACCAGCCCAGCAAGTACGCCCGTCAGCTTGGTGAGAGGGTGGGCTGCGGCATCGACGACAGCACTCAACTGGTCGCCTGCCTTCAGGGCCGGAGTTACCGCGAACTTGTGGAGCAGAGCATAACGCCGGCCAAATATCACACAGCTTTTGCCCCGGTGATTGATGGTGATGTTATACCTGATGACCCCCAGATTCTGATGGAGCAGGGAGAGTTTCTGAACTACGACGTGATGCTGGGGGTTAATCAGGGCGAGGGCGTGAAGTTTGTAGAGGGCATTGTGGACTCAGAAGACGGTGTCACGGCTGAGGACTTTGACTTTGCAGTGTCAGACTTTGTGGATAGTTTGTATGGATACCCAGAAGGCCGAGATACATTGAGAGAGAGCATAAG GTTCATGTACACGGACTGGGCGGACCGGGACAATGCAGAAACTCGGCGGAAGACTCTGGTAGCGCTATTCACAGACCACCAATGGGTGGCGCCAGCAATCGCCACAGCTGACCTCCACGCTCAGTATGGATCCCCCACATACTTCTACTCCTTTTACCACCACTGCCAGAGTGACGCTACGCCACCCTGGGCTGACTCTGCCCATGGTGACGAG gtgcctTACGTGTTCGGTGTGCCCATGGTGGGACCCACTGATTTGTTCAACTGTAATTTCTCCAAGAACGACGTGATGCTGAGCGCTGTTGTAATGACTTACTGGACCAACTTTGCCAAGACTGG TGACCCAAACCAGCCAGTTCCTCAAGATACCAAGTTCATCCACACTAAACCTAACCGTTTTGAAGAAGTGGCCTGGTCTAAGTACACCCCTAAAGAGCAGCTGTACCTCCACATTGGCCTGAAGCCGCGTGTCAGAGACCACTACCGTGCCACCAAAATCTCCTTCTGGCTCCAGCTGGTCCCTCACTTGCATCATGTCAACGAGCTCCTCCAATCGGTGTCCTCCTTCACCCATAGTCCCTCTCCACAAGATGACACTCCTTATTCTTACACCAAGCGTCTAGCCAAAGGTTGGCCGCCTAGTAGTACACGTCACCCAGGTTCACAAGCAGGTACTCCACAGCCGCCAGAGTCTGCTTTAGGCCAAGGTGGAGGGGAAGACGGGGTCCGCGTCCCTAATGAAGACTACTCAACTGAACTCTCAGTGACGATTGCGGTGGGAGCGTCACTGTTATTTCTTAACATCCTTGCGTTCGCGGCCTTGCTGTACAAGAAAGACAAGAGGCGTCTGGAGCATCGTCGGCCACGTCCACTTCCTCCCCCGAGACGAGACATCACACCTGCAGATGTTGCGGCCCACCTGCAGGGGGAGGGACTGATGTCTTTACAG GTGAAACAGCTAGAGTGTGATGCGGCATCAGCAGACGAGAGGAACAACACTCACCACCATCACACTCTGGATACGCTGGACGCCCTGGACGGCATGGACACCCAGGACATCTACAGCACACTGGACACTGTGCGCCTCACCTGCCCGCCCGACTACACCCTCACCCTGCGCCGCTCGCCTGACGACGTCCCACTCATGACCTCTCTGACCCCAGGATCACTGCCTGTGACTCCTGGATCACACCCTGTTACCCCGGCAACTCCGATGACCCCCATGACGCCTGGATCAGTGGTGGGGATGAGGATGGGGCACCCGCACCAGGGATACACACACCATAGTCCATATAGTAATACACacttgccacacacacacatctccacgcacacacactccaccACTCGTGTATAA